In Melioribacteraceae bacterium, the DNA window TAATTTTTCTTAAGAACGAAGAGCTGTCCTCTTCATCAAATCTGGATTTACCGAAGTCGTTTTCTTCCATATAAATATTCGGTTCTGTTTTAAAACCGCTTTGTATCATAGAATCGTCCGGGAAGAGTTCCGGATCGTTTCCTTTCGGTTTATAACGGAGAATAGTAGGGATAGTAAGATCTGCATTCTGATCCACTTCAATTTTCCCTTTGGCAAAACCGCCAACAGCAACCGTCTTTTTCTCTTTAACCTTTTCTTCTTTCTCTTTCTTAATGTTGCTGATTGTCTTGGTACTCATTTCGGATCCGAATCCGGTTGCAATCACAGTATAGGATATGTACTCAGTCAATTCATCTTTATTTACAAGTCCGAAAATGATATTGGCTTCTTCACCTGCAGCTTCGTAGATCACTTTATTACCCTCTTCAATTTCCTGCATCGTCATATTAGATGAGCCGGAAACATTGAGAAGAATATTTTTTGCGCCTTTGATTGAAATACCTTCGAGGAGCGGTGAGGAAATAGCTTTCTGCGCCGCTTCGATCGCACGGTTTTCCCCGCTTGCAATACCGCAGCCCATCAATGCCTGCCCGCTCTCTTTCATAACGGTGCGAACATCGGCAAAGTCGACATTTATAATTCCTGTTATGGTAATAATATCTGCGATACCTCTTGTAGCTTCGTAGAGAACTTCATTGGGTTTATCGAAAGCAGCACGTGCGGCCGTGGAGCTATCGAGAATGCTCAAGATTCTACCGTTAGGAATGATGATCAAACTATCCACATACTGGCGAAGTTCTTTAATGCCCTCATCGGCATTTTTCATTCTCTGCTTGCCTTCCCAGGCAAACGGTTTAGTAACAATTCCAATAACCAGAGCGCCGAGGCTTTTAGCAATAGAAGCAACTATAGGAGCGCCTCCGGTTCCCGTACCGCCGCCCATTCCGGCAGTAACAAAAACCATATCGCTTCCTTCCAGAATGTGTGTTAGTTTTTCCCGGTCTTCTTCGATTGCCTTTTTACCTACGTTTGGATCTGCGCCGGCTCCGAGTCCGCGCGTTACATTTGTACCCACCTGAACTTTGTGCATAGCAAGACTGCTGTCAAGAACCTGTGCGTCGGTATTAACGGCAACATATTCAACTCCGCTCAAGCCGCGTTTGATCATGCTATCGATAGCATTGCAGCCGCCGCCGCCAACACCAACTACTTTAATTTGTGCGGATAGTTTTTTAGGTTCTTCCATATCCAGAGTGACGAATTTAAGCATATAGCCTCCTTGTTGTGGTATTTTTATAGTTTCTCAAAAAAATCTTGTACTTTCTTAAATGCTTTTCCAAAGTTGATCTTCTTGGTTGGAGCTTTTACAATTGTAAAACTTTCAGAAGAAGACTTACCCGGAATTCCTTTTATCAATCCAGCTACGGTTGCGAATTCGGGGCTTTCAACTTCGTTTGAGAGTCCGGAACCGAGCTCAAGCGGCACGCCGATCCTGGCAGGTAATCCGAAAACATCTTCAGCAAGTTCTGTACATCCTTTAAGTAGAGAACCGCCGCCTGTTAGAACTACTCCCGCCTTTACCTTGTTTTTGAATCCCGTGTGGCGAAGTTCGTTATCTATAAGAGAGAAGAGCTCACGCATTCTTACACTGATAATCTGGGTAAGAAGCGTAACAGGAATTTTTATATTTCCCCTCGCACCAACACCTTTGATATATATATCTTCATCTTTAATAATAGCCGTTTCGGTCGCATACCCGTATTCTTTCTTCAGTTTCTCAGCATCTGCCGTAACGATTCCAAGGGTTTCGCGGATATCATTAGTAACCTGATTACCTGCAACCCCGATAACTTTAGTATGTTTAATCGCCCTCTTATGGTAGATTGCAATATCCGTAGTGCCGCCGCCTATATCGATGAGAAGTATTCCCAGATCTTTTTCGTTTTCTTCAAGAACCGATAGACTTGAGGCAACTGGCTGAAGTATGTAATCCTTAACAACGAAACCTGCACGCTCAACCGATTTTTTTATATTCTGAATTGCCGGTACAGAAGCGAGAACAACGTGATTAACAGCTTCCAATCTCGATCCGCACATACCGATCGGATCTTCAATTCCGCCCTGGTAATCGACGAAATATTCTTCAGGAATTATGTGAAGGATCTGCCTGTCGGACGGAATTCTGATCGTCTGAACATCGGATTTGAGACGTTCAAGATCAGATGCCGCGATTTCATGTTCCGGATTATTGATTGTAACATAATTTCTGTGCCGGAGCGAAGTTATATGCTCGCCGGCGACACCGACATTAAGTTCTTTAACTGAAAGACCAGCCCTGTTGGAAGCAACATTCATAGCTTCCGTAATAGCTTCCGCAGTCTTCGAAATATTTGCGACGAGACCTCTGTTCAATCCATCCGAAGGGGCGATGCCAAAACCGAGAATATTAACCGTGTTCTCCGCCTTTTCAGCAATTACCGCGCATACTTTTGTTGTACCAAGATCGAGTCCTGCAATTATATTTTTCTTCATGATGTTTTATCCCCCTCGTTTGAGGTTTCACGTATGCCCAGATAGACATGACCTCCATATCTCAAATCGACATATTTCATTATGTTATTTATCTCTTTCCCTTTCAGATAAGTCCATAGATTATTAAAATAAATTGTTCTTCTTATTTCGCTTCCTCTTCCAATTATCACAGGATAATTGATGAAAGAGAATTCGAGCATAATATCTCCGCCCGTCTGCATATCAACGGAGGAAAGCCCGTCGTACAGTTCCGGGTTAATCAATTTGACGGCACTAATTATTTTTGATGCTGTAAGAATATCTTCATTATTCTTATAGAACTTCATCGATACAAGATCATTTATAACCGGATTAATAATCACCGGATAATCGATTCTACGGGTTTTCGGAAGCATCGGGAGAATCTGGAGATTATCTGTAACCAGAAATTGATTATCCGCGTAGAGAAGAATCGACTCAAAACTTTTTTCTATTACTTTAACCGAAACCTTTCCGCTACCGTCGTAACGGACATCGATATTATCAACGTAAGGATGCTTGCGAAGTCTGTCCTTAATTAATTCTGTAGTTAGTCCGAAGTACTGATTCCGGTCTAGGATATTTGCGAATTCAAAATATTGTTCCTTTGAAAGATGAACATTCCCTTCGAGTGAAATAACATCAATTCTCTCCTTCTCATTTCTGTTTAAGGAGAAAGAGAGATAGATTATCAGTCCGAGCATGATGAACAGAAGAGAGAGATTGAATATTTTTTGTTTTTTAGTCATCTACTTTTTTGTTTTAATAAGGTCGATAAATTTTTCGCCGAATTTCCAAATATCTCCGGCGCCAAGTGTTATTACGATATCATCCTTCCTGTAAATTTTCTTGAGCAATTCAGGTATTTTAGTTTTATCGGGCTCGTAGTAAACATTTTTATGACCGAATTTTTTTGCAGTATCGGCAATAAGCTGACCACTAATTCCATCGATCGGTTTTTCTCTCGCCGGGTAAACATCGGTACAAATAAAAACATCC includes these proteins:
- a CDS encoding FtsQ-type POTRA domain-containing protein; translated protein: MTKKQKIFNLSLLFIMLGLIIYLSFSLNRNEKERIDVISLEGNVHLSKEQYFEFANILDRNQYFGLTTELIKDRLRKHPYVDNIDVRYDGSGKVSVKVIEKSFESILLYADNQFLVTDNLQILPMLPKTRRIDYPVIINPVINDLVSMKFYKNNEDILTASKIISAVKLINPELYDGLSSVDMQTGGDIMLEFSFINYPVIIGRGSEIRRTIYFNNLWTYLKGKEINNIMKYVDLRYGGHVYLGIRETSNEGDKTS
- the ftsZ gene encoding cell division protein FtsZ; translated protein: MLKFVTLDMEEPKKLSAQIKVVGVGGGGCNAIDSMIKRGLSGVEYVAVNTDAQVLDSSLAMHKVQVGTNVTRGLGAGADPNVGKKAIEEDREKLTHILEGSDMVFVTAGMGGGTGTGGAPIVASIAKSLGALVIGIVTKPFAWEGKQRMKNADEGIKELRQYVDSLIIIPNGRILSILDSSTAARAAFDKPNEVLYEATRGIADIITITGIINVDFADVRTVMKESGQALMGCGIASGENRAIEAAQKAISSPLLEGISIKGAKNILLNVSGSSNMTMQEIEEGNKVIYEAAGEEANIIFGLVNKDELTEYISYTVIATGFGSEMSTKTISNIKKEKEEKVKEKKTVAVGGFAKGKIEVDQNADLTIPTILRYKPKGNDPELFPDDSMIQSGFKTEPNIYMEENDFGKSRFDEEDSSSFLRKIMD
- the ftsA gene encoding cell division protein FtsA, producing the protein MKKNIIAGLDLGTTKVCAVIAEKAENTVNILGFGIAPSDGLNRGLVANISKTAEAITEAMNVASNRAGLSVKELNVGVAGEHITSLRHRNYVTINNPEHEIAASDLERLKSDVQTIRIPSDRQILHIIPEEYFVDYQGGIEDPIGMCGSRLEAVNHVVLASVPAIQNIKKSVERAGFVVKDYILQPVASSLSVLEENEKDLGILLIDIGGGTTDIAIYHKRAIKHTKVIGVAGNQVTNDIRETLGIVTADAEKLKKEYGYATETAIIKDEDIYIKGVGARGNIKIPVTLLTQIISVRMRELFSLIDNELRHTGFKNKVKAGVVLTGGGSLLKGCTELAEDVFGLPARIGVPLELGSGLSNEVESPEFATVAGLIKGIPGKSSSESFTIVKAPTKKINFGKAFKKVQDFFEKL